Proteins encoded in a region of the Bacillus sp. T3 genome:
- a CDS encoding AraC family transcriptional regulator, which translates to MNKFIYKKSVGITALSASITDFTYKKHAHQEYAIGVTLRGIQHYTLDGSLQLSYQNGVMLFNPEQAHDGMAHDAVGLDYIMLYVEPQLITEVTEKKDIIRFSTPVVYDYRLQQRILRLSNAILCEKDEALCIELFLSLTDNLIQTDVSIENKKDNVLIRKAKDILHNNLQTVLKLDEICKELDLSKFQFIRLFKAHTGISPYQYFLNCKIEQAKHIIEKNGDIYSAVAQCGFVDLTHLNKHFKSVYGTTAFEYKSQLY; encoded by the coding sequence ATGAACAAATTTATCTATAAAAAATCGGTAGGTATTACTGCGTTGTCTGCGAGTATTACTGATTTTACGTACAAAAAGCACGCTCACCAGGAGTATGCAATAGGTGTAACATTGCGTGGTATTCAACACTATACCCTTGATGGAAGCTTACAATTATCCTATCAGAATGGCGTAATGCTTTTTAATCCAGAACAGGCACATGACGGGATGGCACATGATGCGGTAGGTCTGGATTATATAATGCTTTATGTTGAACCACAATTAATTACAGAGGTCACCGAAAAAAAGGATATTATCCGTTTTTCAACACCAGTTGTATATGATTATCGACTTCAACAAAGAATTTTACGTCTTTCTAATGCAATATTGTGCGAAAAAGATGAGGCTCTGTGCATTGAATTATTCTTATCCCTAACAGATAACCTTATTCAAACTGATGTTTCTATAGAAAATAAGAAAGATAATGTTCTTATTAGAAAAGCTAAGGATATACTGCATAACAACCTTCAAACTGTACTTAAACTTGATGAAATCTGTAAGGAGCTTGATTTATCGAAGTTTCAGTTTATCAGATTATTCAAGGCTCATACTGGAATTTCGCCATACCAATACTTTCTTAACTGCAAGATTGAACAAGCAAAACATATTATAGAAAAAAATGGGGATATTTATTCGGCAGTAGCGCAATGTGGTTTTGTTGATTTAACCCATCTAAATAAACATTTTAAAAGTGTATACGGAACAACGGCATTTGAATATAAGTCACAATTATATTAA
- a CDS encoding LysE family translocator: MNITSFLIYCFIVTFTPGPTNIVILSTVHNWGPKKAMEYTYGATIAFGLLLAISAMLNTLLLTVIPKILIVMQIIGSFYMLYLAFQIYKMDASQPNVNEAATFRSGFLMQFLNPKVVLFTMTVIPSFILPNYIEIPAVTMSVLAITLIGFLAFITWVLFGTIFKNFIQNHSKMVNVIMALFLTYSAIMIWM, encoded by the coding sequence ATGAATATTACATCTTTTTTAATTTACTGTTTTATTGTTACTTTTACGCCAGGTCCGACTAATATCGTTATTTTATCCACAGTGCATAATTGGGGGCCAAAAAAGGCAATGGAATATACGTATGGAGCAACAATTGCTTTTGGTTTATTACTTGCTATTTCTGCAATGTTAAATACTTTGCTTCTAACGGTCATACCAAAAATTTTAATTGTTATGCAGATAATCGGAAGCTTTTATATGCTTTATCTTGCTTTTCAAATATATAAAATGGATGCATCACAGCCAAATGTAAATGAAGCTGCTACTTTTAGGTCAGGTTTTCTAATGCAGTTTTTAAATCCAAAGGTGGTACTGTTCACAATGACTGTAATTCCAAGCTTTATTTTGCCCAACTATATCGAAATACCAGCTGTGACAATGAGTGTTTTAGCTATAACTCTTATTGGATTTTTGGCATTTATTACATGGGTACTTTTCGGTACAATTTTTAAGAACTTTATTCAGAATCATAGTAAGATGGTTAATGTAATAATGGCATTATTTTTAACATATTCCGCAATAATGATTTGGATGTAG
- a CDS encoding GNAT family N-acetyltransferase — translation MIRRLNKNDEEVCFKLIKNRPAENLFIIGDIEAYGFEQDFQKLWGEFNENGDLIAVLLKFEENYIPFATESFNAKGFAEIMSNDPAFKMMSGLRDITEQIELYLNQQLKLKRKRQTYYAKCTRLHTDIVDYSNVQRALPHNVEKLVQLINSVPEFSESTLTVERKLRELKDETSRSFFIESDGIIVSAVSTAAENSISAMVVGVATLESHKKKGYATKCMLKLCSQLLAEGKELCLFYDNPKAGAIYKRIGFEDIGFWMMYTYR, via the coding sequence ATGATAAGAAGACTAAATAAAAATGATGAAGAGGTTTGTTTTAAATTGATAAAAAACAGACCTGCAGAAAACTTATTTATAATTGGTGACATTGAGGCATATGGATTTGAACAGGATTTTCAAAAGCTTTGGGGAGAGTTTAACGAAAACGGTGACCTTATAGCCGTTTTGTTGAAATTTGAGGAGAACTATATACCATTTGCAACAGAATCATTTAATGCCAAAGGTTTTGCTGAGATAATGTCAAATGACCCTGCTTTTAAGATGATGTCTGGATTACGGGATATAACTGAACAAATTGAGCTCTACTTGAATCAACAACTTAAACTTAAAAGAAAAAGACAAACCTACTATGCTAAGTGCACAAGATTACATACAGATATTGTTGATTATTCAAATGTTCAAAGAGCACTTCCACACAATGTGGAAAAACTTGTACAATTAATAAACTCGGTTCCTGAGTTTAGTGAATCAACTCTAACAGTAGAGCGAAAACTTCGAGAACTAAAGGATGAGACATCACGATCATTTTTTATAGAATCCGATGGAATCATCGTATCTGCAGTATCAACAGCTGCAGAAAATTCAATTTCAGCCATGGTTGTAGGAGTAGCCACTTTAGAAAGCCATAAGAAAAAAGGATACGCTACCAAGTGTATGCTCAAACTTTGTAGTCAACTTTTAGCAGAGGGAAAGGAACTTTGCTTGTTCTATGATAATCCTAAAGCTGGTGCAATTTATAAACGGATTGGGTTTGAGGATATTGGGTTCTGGATGATGTATACATATCGTTAA
- the katG gene encoding catalase/peroxidase HPI, with translation MEAKDTANVGKCPITHGGATSNTSSGTTNRDWWPNQLNLNILHQHDRKSNPMGEDFDYAEEFKKLDYYALKQDLHNLMTSSQDWWPADYGHYGPFFIRMAWHAAGTYRTGDGRGGGGTGNQRFAPLNSWADNGNLDKARRLLWPIKQKYGNKISWADLLLLTGNVAIESMGGKTFGFGGGRADIWHPEEDIYWGAETEMLGDNRYTGDRELENPLAAVQMGLIYVNPEGPNGNPDPLASARDIRETFARMGMNDEETVALVAGGHTFGKAHGAGDAAHVGPEPEAAPIEAQGLGWLSTHGSGKGRDTITSGIEGAWTANPTQWDNGYFVLLFGYQWWLTKSPAGAYQWLAVNPDEKDLAPDAEDPSVRVPTMMTTADMALRYDPEYEKISRRFHLNPEEFAGAFARAWFKLLHRDMGPRSRYLGPEVPEEELIWQDPVPVVDYELTVDEIEKIKTMILDSRLTISELVTTAWASASTFRGSDNRGGANGARIRLAPQKNWEVNQPEQLTKVLNVLEDIQSHLDKKVSIADLIVLGGSAAVEKAAQDAGFDVKVPFAPGRGDASDVQTDAESFDVLEPVADGFRNYLKKQYSVSAEELLVNKAQLLNLTAPEMTALVGGMRVLGTNYGGTKHGIFTDRVGTLTNDFFVNLLNMGVEWKPVDGGLYEGRDRKTGEVVRTATRVDLVFGSNSVLRAVAEVYAQDDNKEKFVRDFISAWVKVMNADRFDLN, from the coding sequence ATGGAAGCTAAAGACACTGCTAATGTTGGAAAGTGCCCGATAACTCATGGAGGAGCTACTAGTAATACATCTAGTGGTACGACAAATAGGGACTGGTGGCCAAACCAGTTGAACTTGAATATTCTACATCAGCATGATAGAAAATCCAATCCTATGGGGGAGGACTTTGATTACGCAGAAGAATTTAAAAAGCTAGACTACTATGCTCTTAAACAGGATCTTCACAATCTTATGACAAGCAGTCAAGATTGGTGGCCAGCAGACTATGGGCATTATGGTCCATTCTTCATTCGTATGGCTTGGCACGCTGCTGGAACTTACCGTACTGGTGACGGTCGTGGTGGCGGTGGAACAGGCAATCAGCGTTTTGCTCCACTCAACAGTTGGGCTGACAACGGGAACCTCGATAAAGCACGGCGACTGTTATGGCCGATTAAACAAAAATATGGGAACAAGATTTCTTGGGCTGACTTATTGCTGCTAACAGGGAATGTTGCGATTGAATCAATGGGCGGCAAGACTTTTGGTTTTGGAGGCGGACGAGCAGACATTTGGCATCCGGAAGAAGACATTTACTGGGGTGCAGAAACTGAAATGCTTGGTGATAACCGTTATACAGGTGATCGAGAACTTGAGAACCCACTAGCCGCCGTTCAGATGGGCCTTATTTATGTAAACCCAGAAGGTCCAAACGGCAATCCAGATCCGCTTGCAAGTGCTCGCGACATTCGTGAAACCTTTGCGCGGATGGGAATGAACGATGAAGAAACCGTAGCACTCGTTGCTGGCGGCCATACTTTTGGTAAGGCGCACGGTGCAGGAGATGCAGCACATGTTGGTCCAGAACCAGAAGCTGCTCCGATTGAAGCACAAGGTTTAGGCTGGTTGAGCACACACGGCAGTGGTAAAGGGCGTGACACCATTACCAGCGGTATTGAAGGTGCCTGGACAGCTAATCCAACACAGTGGGACAATGGTTACTTTGTTCTTTTATTTGGATATCAGTGGTGGCTGACGAAGAGCCCTGCCGGTGCCTATCAGTGGCTCGCTGTAAATCCTGATGAGAAAGATCTGGCACCAGATGCAGAAGACCCATCTGTTCGTGTTCCGACGATGATGACCACTGCGGATATGGCATTGCGTTATGATCCAGAATACGAAAAGATTTCTCGGCGTTTCCATTTGAATCCAGAAGAGTTTGCAGGTGCATTTGCTCGTGCATGGTTCAAATTATTACACCGTGACATGGGTCCACGCTCAAGATATTTAGGACCAGAAGTTCCTGAAGAAGAACTTATCTGGCAAGATCCTGTACCAGTAGTTGATTATGAGTTAACAGTTGATGAAATAGAAAAGATTAAAACGATGATCCTAGACTCTAGGCTTACAATTAGCGAGTTAGTCACAACTGCTTGGGCTTCAGCAAGCACCTTCCGTGGCTCAGATAATCGCGGTGGCGCAAATGGAGCTCGCATCCGTCTTGCTCCACAGAAGAATTGGGAAGTGAATCAACCGGAACAGCTTACGAAAGTTCTTAATGTACTCGAGGACATTCAAAGTCATCTAGATAAGAAAGTCAGCATTGCCGACTTGATTGTTCTAGGAGGTAGTGCCGCAGTCGAAAAAGCTGCACAAGATGCGGGCTTTGACGTAAAGGTTCCTTTTGCTCCAGGACGCGGTGATGCATCAGATGTGCAAACTGATGCAGAAAGCTTTGATGTACTAGAGCCTGTCGCTGATGGTTTCCGCAACTATCTGAAGAAGCAGTATAGTGTAAGTGCAGAAGAGCTTCTCGTTAACAAGGCACAGCTGCTAAACCTAACTGCACCGGAAATGACGGCACTTGTTGGCGGTATGCGCGTTCTAGGTACAAACTACGGTGGGACAAAACATGGCATATTCACTGATCGAGTAGGCACACTAACGAACGACTTCTTTGTTAACTTGCTCAACATGGGGGTTGAGTGGAAGCCTGTAGATGGAGGCCTATATGAGGGACGTGATCGCAAAACAGGTGAAGTAGTGCGTACTGCTACTAGAGTTGACCTAGTGTTTGGTTCAAACTCAGTTCTACGGGCCGTTGCAGAAGTTTATGCCCAGGATGATAACAAAGAGAAGTTTGTGCGTGACTTTATCTCTGCTTGGGTCAAGGTAATGAATGCAGATCGATTCGACCTAAATTAA
- a CDS encoding maltose acetyltransferase domain-containing protein, translated as MKTEKQKMVNGELYNSADQELLSERKNARRLTRLYNESLESDDNKRIELLKELFGTTGENFFIEPTFRCDYGYNIHIGENFYANFECVFLDVCEIRIGDNCFIAPGVHIYTATHPLNATERISGAEYGVPVKIGDNVWIGGRAIINPGVKIGNNVVIASGAVVTKDVPDNVVVGGNPAKIIKAISNNLTSKK; from the coding sequence GTGAAAACAGAAAAACAAAAAATGGTGAATGGTGAACTATATAATTCTGCCGATCAAGAATTGCTTAGTGAAAGAAAGAACGCTAGAAGATTAACTAGATTATATAATGAATCCCTCGAGAGTGATGACAACAAAAGAATTGAATTATTAAAAGAATTATTTGGAACCACTGGTGAAAATTTTTTCATAGAGCCAACGTTTCGCTGTGACTATGGCTATAACATCCATATTGGCGAAAATTTTTATGCAAATTTTGAATGTGTTTTTTTAGATGTTTGTGAGATTCGGATTGGTGATAATTGCTTTATTGCACCAGGGGTACACATTTATACTGCGACTCATCCGCTTAATGCAACCGAAAGAATATCTGGTGCAGAATATGGAGTCCCAGTAAAAATAGGTGATAATGTCTGGATTGGCGGAAGAGCGATCATTAATCCTGGTGTTAAAATAGGGAACAATGTTGTTATTGCTTCAGGGGCGGTCGTAACAAAGGATGTGCCAGATAATGTGGTGGTCGGGGGAAATCCTGCGAAAATTATAAAGGCAATATCAAATAATTTAACATCGAAAAAATAA
- a CDS encoding VOC family protein, with protein sequence MRIEHVAIWVKDIEAMKKFYVTYFNGKANEKYHNKDKEFQSYFLTFDGGARLEIMCKTGIDKPSQDDRIGWAHIAISLGSRESVDQTTAHLQNNGFRLVNGPRVTGDGYYESVIEDPEGNLLELTV encoded by the coding sequence ATGAGGATCGAGCACGTGGCAATCTGGGTTAAAGATATAGAAGCTATGAAGAAGTTTTATGTTACGTACTTTAATGGGAAAGCAAACGAGAAGTATCACAATAAAGATAAGGAATTCCAATCTTATTTTCTCACGTTTGACGGGGGTGCACGTTTAGAAATTATGTGTAAGACAGGCATAGATAAGCCAAGTCAGGATGATAGGATTGGTTGGGCTCATATAGCAATTTCACTGGGGAGCAGGGAATCCGTCGATCAAACAACCGCTCATTTACAAAATAATGGTTTTCGTCTTGTTAATGGTCCTCGTGTGACTGGCGACGGCTATTATGAAAGTGTGATTGAAGACCCGGAAGGCAATCTTTTAGAATTAACTGTATAA
- a CDS encoding Cof-type HAD-IIB family hydrolase gives MTIKLIAVDMDGTFLNDKMKYDYERFTNLYEKMKEKGIRFVVASGNQYYQLKSFFGEIQDEISYVAENGALVVDQGQEVFSVDIPKKDVKLILEELITHKKLSVVVCGKDSAYVLESVSDQFFETMNKYYHRLKRVKSLELVDDQILKFALACPEEETIELRDLLHSKLGSIITPVSSGHGSIDLIVPRFHKASGIQLLQQKWNVEDDETMAFGDGGNDIEMLQHVKYGFAMENGSNEVKHITKYIAPSNNESGVLEIIDQYFANQGPFDRK, from the coding sequence GTGACGATAAAGCTCATAGCAGTAGATATGGATGGAACTTTTCTTAATGACAAAATGAAATATGATTATGAGAGATTCACCAATTTATATGAAAAAATGAAGGAAAAGGGTATTCGTTTTGTTGTTGCTAGCGGAAATCAATATTATCAGTTGAAATCGTTCTTCGGGGAAATTCAAGATGAAATAAGTTATGTTGCTGAAAATGGGGCCCTTGTTGTGGACCAAGGACAGGAAGTATTTTCTGTTGATATTCCTAAGAAGGATGTAAAACTAATATTGGAAGAGTTGATAACTCATAAAAAATTATCAGTTGTGGTGTGTGGAAAAGATAGTGCCTATGTGTTGGAGAGTGTCTCTGATCAATTTTTTGAAACAATGAATAAGTATTATCACCGATTAAAGAGGGTAAAAAGCTTGGAACTGGTTGATGATCAAATATTAAAGTTTGCATTAGCTTGTCCAGAGGAAGAAACGATTGAATTAAGAGATTTACTTCATAGCAAATTAGGTTCAATCATAACACCTGTCTCGAGTGGGCATGGGAGTATCGATTTAATTGTACCTCGTTTTCATAAAGCCTCTGGGATACAATTGTTGCAACAAAAATGGAATGTAGAAGACGATGAAACGATGGCTTTTGGCGACGGTGGCAATGATATTGAAATGCTGCAGCATGTAAAGTATGGGTTTGCAATGGAAAATGGGAGCAACGAAGTAAAACATATCACAAAATATATAGCGCCATCTAATAACGAAAGTGGTGTATTAGAGATCATTGATCAATATTTTGCAAACCAAGGTCCATTTGATAGAAAGTGA
- a CDS encoding HAD family hydrolase has translation MIKLVLTDMDGTFLNNHGDFNRELYKDVKEIMKEKGVIFAPVTGKQCERVEELFGADAKDLWILGDSATRIKHNGEFVYESLLSNKLGLEIIRLLEEISLEHTIIACTRNGAVIKDNIPQEEAAIVRRSYAQVRQVSDFNELTENFVKITIHDPQLRCMKTREKLSPFFESAYIVASEAAWIDIANANVHKGTTVEHLQQLLSVTPEETMAFGDGYNDLELMTRATYSFAVRNAVQELKDAANFITRSNEEDAVMKTIMKLLSLQ, from the coding sequence TTGATTAAATTAGTGTTAACCGATATGGACGGAACGTTTTTAAATAATCATGGTGATTTTAACAGAGAACTGTACAAGGATGTAAAGGAGATAATGAAAGAAAAAGGTGTTATTTTTGCACCTGTTACAGGCAAGCAATGTGAGCGTGTTGAAGAGTTATTTGGTGCTGATGCAAAGGATTTATGGATTTTAGGGGATAGCGCAACTCGGATCAAGCATAACGGTGAATTTGTTTATGAATCTCTACTTAGCAATAAATTAGGGTTGGAAATAATCCGTTTACTCGAAGAAATAAGTTTAGAACACACCATTATTGCGTGTACAAGAAATGGTGCGGTCATAAAAGACAATATTCCACAAGAAGAGGCTGCTATTGTTAGAAGGTCCTATGCGCAAGTAAGGCAAGTGTCTGATTTTAATGAACTTACGGAGAATTTTGTAAAAATTACGATCCACGACCCACAATTAAGATGTATGAAAACAAGAGAAAAACTATCTCCGTTTTTTGAATCAGCTTATATTGTCGCATCTGAAGCTGCCTGGATTGATATTGCCAATGCCAATGTTCATAAGGGCACGACCGTTGAACACTTGCAGCAATTATTGAGTGTTACGCCTGAAGAAACAATGGCGTTCGGAGATGGTTACAATGATTTAGAATTGATGACGCGCGCTACGTATAGCTTTGCTGTTCGAAATGCAGTTCAAGAATTAAAGGATGCGGCGAATTTTATTACACGTTCAAATGAAGAAGATGCTGTCATGAAAACCATTATGAAACTGTTATCTTTACAATAA
- a CDS encoding HD-GYP domain-containing protein yields MSNQYENSPIDTVIFKGLKISLLGSKDGTEVIKHEIIKGQSWGLTPEEGWEALEFIFIIKGKMTCKKETGDLVLETGDHLSLCPVKDFLFFIADQDTEFLYVTSQPVFYRYSAITRKLMDLAVDVEQKDGYTADHCERIMRLSMKVGSEMNLSSRDMYVLNCASFFHDIGKIKVPIEILNKPTKLTDDEWEIIKQHTTFGKEILEETNDPLLKAAGKIVEQHHERWDGKGYPYGLTGDKIDIRAAIISVVDSFDAMTSDRVYRKGLSEEIAFEEIKKNSGKMYNPKIVDIFLKIYDNNFMGGEKI; encoded by the coding sequence ATGAGCAACCAATATGAAAACAGTCCAATTGATACCGTGATTTTTAAAGGCTTAAAAATTTCGCTTTTGGGCTCTAAAGATGGAACGGAAGTAATCAAACATGAAATCATAAAAGGCCAAAGCTGGGGCTTAACACCTGAAGAAGGTTGGGAAGCTCTTGAGTTTATATTTATTATAAAAGGTAAAATGACCTGCAAGAAAGAGACGGGAGATCTCGTTTTAGAAACAGGTGATCATTTAAGTTTATGCCCAGTTAAAGATTTTTTATTTTTTATTGCTGATCAAGATACAGAATTTTTATACGTTACATCTCAGCCTGTTTTTTATCGATATAGTGCTATAACGAGAAAATTAATGGATTTGGCAGTAGATGTTGAACAGAAAGATGGCTATACCGCTGACCATTGCGAAAGAATCATGAGGCTATCGATGAAGGTAGGATCAGAAATGAATCTATCCAGTCGTGATATGTATGTCTTAAATTGTGCATCCTTCTTTCATGACATCGGGAAAATAAAGGTTCCGATAGAAATATTAAATAAACCGACTAAATTGACGGATGATGAGTGGGAGATTATTAAGCAGCATACGACATTTGGAAAAGAAATTTTGGAAGAAACGAATGATCCTTTGCTAAAAGCGGCTGGAAAAATAGTTGAACAGCACCATGAGAGATGGGATGGAAAAGGATACCCGTATGGTTTAACTGGCGACAAAATTGACATTAGGGCAGCTATTATATCTGTTGTGGATTCCTTTGATGCGATGACGTCCGATAGAGTATATCGAAAAGGTCTTTCTGAAGAAATAGCGTTTGAAGAAATTAAAAAAAATAGCGGAAAAATGTATAATCCGAAAATTGTTGATATTTTCCTTAAGATATATGACAATAATTTTATGGGAGGTGAAAAAATATGA
- a CDS encoding DoxX family protein, whose protein sequence is MMVKWLRENTIAAGILTLLRLFIGYSWLTAGWGKLSSGAFDASGFLANAIANPVKGPDGNAVYSWYVSFLENFALPNVDIFNTIVPLGEFLIGLGLILGCLTTAAMFFGLVMNFAFFLAGTVSHIPTDLFIGAIILFSGYNAGKFGLDRWVIPFIRKTIFKKGDTITENA, encoded by the coding sequence ATCATGGTTAAATGGTTAAGAGAAAATACAATTGCTGCAGGAATTTTAACCCTGCTTCGTTTGTTTATTGGTTATTCTTGGTTGACCGCGGGATGGGGTAAATTATCAAGCGGAGCATTTGATGCGTCAGGATTTTTGGCAAATGCCATTGCCAATCCAGTTAAAGGTCCAGACGGTAATGCTGTCTACAGCTGGTATGTATCATTCTTAGAAAATTTTGCTCTTCCAAATGTCGATATTTTTAATACAATCGTTCCTCTAGGAGAATTTTTAATAGGATTAGGACTTATTCTTGGATGTTTAACAACTGCAGCAATGTTCTTTGGACTTGTGATGAACTTTGCATTCTTCTTAGCAGGAACAGTTTCTCATATCCCAACCGACCTTTTCATTGGGGCAATCATTCTTTTCTCTGGTTACAATGCTGGAAAATTCGGTCTAGATCGTTGGGTAATCCCATTCATCCGTAAAACTATTTTTAAAAAAGGTGATACCATTACGGAAAATGCATAA
- a CDS encoding acyl-ACP desaturase: MLNSDLDARLEPRIKELYQLHKERSANIDWSYHEFIPWDKAMSFKRVPWDESQVSLPKGVIVAIETALLTEVNLPWYTSHLDYTFKNSMEVINDFVHTWTAEEDQHSNLLETYLLVTRNVNPTRLHELRRRVVENGWFPDFTNPLATMAYTSLQELATLVFYNNVAKIAAPHDKDLATLLRRLAKDEALHYAFYRDTVKAHLELDPNFIVFFEDVIINFTMPGAVMPDFNERMKTIAIDANYGPLQFFDQVLDVIVTYWDIANLQPTTEEAKQSQANILKYHGRLKRIKERQQTKNNR, from the coding sequence ATGTTAAATTCTGATTTGGATGCACGCTTAGAACCACGCATCAAAGAGTTATATCAATTGCATAAGGAGCGTTCTGCAAATATTGACTGGAGTTATCACGAATTTATTCCATGGGACAAGGCCATGTCCTTTAAACGAGTACCTTGGGATGAAAGTCAAGTATCTCTTCCCAAAGGTGTAATTGTCGCTATTGAAACAGCCTTACTTACTGAAGTAAATTTACCTTGGTATACTTCGCATTTGGATTATACCTTTAAAAATTCCATGGAAGTAATAAATGATTTCGTACACACTTGGACAGCTGAAGAAGACCAGCACTCGAACTTGCTTGAAACGTATTTACTGGTGACTCGAAACGTAAATCCCACAAGACTGCACGAATTAAGAAGACGAGTAGTCGAAAATGGCTGGTTTCCAGACTTTACGAACCCACTAGCAACCATGGCCTATACCTCATTGCAAGAGTTAGCCACACTCGTTTTTTATAATAATGTAGCGAAAATAGCGGCTCCCCACGATAAAGATTTAGCAACGTTACTTCGCCGTTTAGCGAAAGATGAAGCACTTCATTATGCATTCTATCGCGACACGGTGAAAGCACACCTTGAACTTGATCCGAATTTCATTGTTTTTTTTGAGGATGTTATTATTAATTTCACTATGCCAGGCGCTGTTATGCCAGATTTTAACGAGAGAATGAAAACCATAGCAATCGATGCGAATTATGGCCCACTACAATTCTTTGATCAAGTATTAGATGTAATTGTGACATATTGGGACATTGCTAACCTCCAGCCTACTACCGAAGAGGCCAAACAATCACAAGCGAATATATTGAAATATCATGGGCGTTTAAAAAGAATTAAAGAGCGCCAACAGACAAAAAATAACAGGTAA
- the arsD gene encoding arsenite efflux transporter metallochaperone ArsD encodes MSKVEIFDPAMCCPTGVCGPSVDPELTRVANAIFLLEKKGFDIKRYNLGSEPAKFVENKEVNKVLHEKGPDALPVIIKDGVMVKIGVYPTNEELAEWFSVSVEQLMVKPKTNLQIDLNPLK; translated from the coding sequence ATGAGTAAAGTCGAAATCTTTGACCCAGCGATGTGTTGTCCGACAGGAGTTTGTGGTCCTAGTGTTGACCCTGAACTAACTAGAGTGGCTAATGCTATCTTTTTATTAGAGAAAAAGGGATTTGACATTAAACGATACAATCTCGGTTCGGAACCAGCGAAATTTGTGGAAAATAAAGAAGTAAATAAAGTCCTCCATGAGAAGGGGCCAGATGCACTTCCAGTCATTATAAAAGATGGTGTAATGGTTAAAATTGGAGTATACCCAACAAACGAAGAGCTTGCGGAATGGTTTAGTGTGTCTGTAGAACAATTGATGGTTAAACCAAAGACTAATCTTCAAATAGATCTTAATCCATTGAAGTAG
- the arsC gene encoding arsenate reductase (thioredoxin) translates to MENKKIIYFLCTGNSCRSQMAEGWAKNYLNDEWIVKSAGLEAHGLNPNAVKAMNEVSIDISNQTSDVIDPEILNHSSLVVTLCGHADEHCPMTPPHVKRVHWGFDDPAKAEGTETEKWAFFQRVRDEIGDRIKRFAETGE, encoded by the coding sequence ATGGAAAACAAAAAAATCATTTACTTCTTATGTACAGGAAATTCATGCCGAAGCCAGATGGCAGAAGGTTGGGCAAAAAACTATCTGAATGACGAATGGATCGTAAAAAGCGCTGGACTAGAAGCACATGGCTTAAATCCAAACGCTGTTAAAGCAATGAATGAAGTGAGCATAGATATTTCCAATCAAACCTCAGATGTAATTGATCCAGAAATCCTGAACCATTCGAGTCTAGTGGTAACTTTATGTGGACATGCGGACGAGCATTGTCCGATGACTCCACCCCATGTCAAAAGAGTTCACTGGGGATTTGATGACCCAGCTAAGGCCGAAGGAACAGAAACTGAAAAGTGGGCTTTCTTCCAACGTGTCCGTGATGAAATCGGAGACCGCATTAAGCGATTTGCTGAAACGGGTGAGTAA